The sequence CGTTCCAATAAATATGGCAAGGACAGTAATGGATAGTCTTATTAAAGAAGGTAAGGTTATAAGGGGATGGCTTGGTATTACTATTCAGAGCCTAACTCCAGAACTCGCCGAGCAGTTCAATATAAAAGATGATTGGGGAGTCCTTGTTGGTGATGTAGTAGAAGGCAGTCCAGCAGAAAAGGCCGGTCTTGAACGAGGTGACGTCATCATTGAGTATAATGGTAAGAAAGTAGAAGAGCCTAATCAGTTAAGAAATATGGTGGCAAATACCTTACCAGGTAAAGAGGTTGAAATAAAAATTATTCGGGATAATCATAAGTATACAAAGAAGATTGTTATTACTGAACTGCCTTCAGATATGCAAAAACTGTCAAAGGGTGAATATAACAATCTTTTAAATGGTGTAACAGTAAGTGATCTTACCCCTGATATATACAGTAACTATAATATTCCTAAAAAAATCAAAGGGGTTATAATAACACAAATTGAAGCTGACAGCCCTGCTGATGCAGTTTTGAATGAGGGAGATATTATAAGGGAAATAAACAGAAATCCTGTAACAAATACAAAAGAATATGAATTAATAGTATCAAAAATAAAACCTGGAGATGACATTATGCTTCTTATATTCAGAGGCGGCACATCTTCATTTGTTATTCTCTCGAATAAATAAAAATTGATTATGTAATTTTTCTCATTACTGAAATAAGAGGGACATTAAATTTATCTGCAATTTTTTTGCAGTCCTCATATTCAGGTGTTATTTTTTTTAGATTTTTGTTGAGCTTTGAGGATTTTACTTTTACTTTACCCCACTTTGTATCTATTGTTCTTATTTGCCTTTCAAGGATTCTCCTTTTAGTTTCATAAAATCTCAAGCCAATTGTAGAGGTCTCTCGAAGTATTATCTCTATTAGGTTATCTCTCTGTTCTATCCGTGAAAGTATGGTCATCAATATGCCAGGTCTTCCCTTCTTCATGATTACCTGAGTGAGATAGACATCAAGAGCACCTGCTTTGTAAAGCTTCTCTATAACATGTTCAAAAATCTGAGGATTCATATCATCGATATTAGTCTCGATTACCGTGATAATTTCATTTTCAAAAAAAGTGTTTTTATCTGTAGTTTCACCAATAAAAATCCTCAATACATTTGGCCAGTTTTGAAATTTATTTTCTCCTGCACCTATTCCAATCTTATTGATTTTCATTATCGGAACATCACCAAAAGCTGACGAAATTTCTCTAATGATTGCTGCTCCAGTTGGAGTAGTTAACTCAGAAGACACTCCTCCTGAATAAACAGGGACATTCTTAAGTATTTCAGCAGTTGCTGGAGCAGGGACAGGAATTTTACCATGTTTTGTTTGGATGACGCCGCTTCCAAGATTTATTGGGGATGAATAGACTTTATCTATGCCCATAAGGTTTAAACCAATGATTGTTCCAAATATATCAATTATACAGTCGACAGCGCTGAGCTCATGTAGATGGACTTTATCAAATGAAATACCATGAACGCGTGCTTCAGCATCAAAAATTCTCTTCAGCGTTCTAAGTCCTTGCTCTTTAATAACTGATGAAAGTGAAGATGAATTGATTAATTTTTCAGCATCTTTCCATCTTCTTATAGCTTTATCAGCTTTCACTGAAGGTATTTGAGAAATTTTAATAGTGACTTTCTTTGCAGAAAGAAATGAACGTTTAACTTTTTGAACATGTAGTTTATATCCTTCAATATGGATCTTTTTTATCTCTCTTTCCAATTTTTTATACGAAAGTCCTGCATCAATAAGAGCACCAAGACTCATGTCACCGCTTATTCCTGAAAAACAATCAAAATATGCAATTTTCACAGTAATTTCTCCTCAGATAAGAATTATTTTACCACACAAGAAGATAATTAAAGGACGATCAATTGCATGCTGTATTACAAAGTTTCTTTGGAAGAATTTTAAAGAGAATCTTCTTAGTTTTCAACGTTACTTTGAATAAGTTATGGTATAATTCACTTGGAATGAATATTAAAGACATTGTTAAAACCAATATTTTGTCATTATCTGCATATAATGCAAAGGAGATTAATTGTAAGGTCAAGCTTGATGCTAATGAAAGCCCATACGGTTTTAAAGGTTTGCAAAAGTTTTTAAAATCTATAAAGACTAATAGATATCCAGATCCAGAAGCTAAAGATCTTAAAAGACTCCTTTCAAGAGATTTAAAATTAAAACCCGAAAATATACTTCAGGGAAATGGGTCAGATGAATTAATTTATTATCTTATTACAACTTTTGGAGGCCCTGTTCTTTATCCAGTGCCTACATTCTCGATGTATGGGATCATTTCGCAAGCTATAGGTGAGAAAAGGATTGAAATTCCTCTGGGGAATGAATTTGACCTCGATATAAAAGGCACTTTATACGCTATCAGAAAAGAGAAACCCAGGTTAATCTTTCTTAGCTCTCCTAATAACCCGACAGGAAATTGTTTTTCTAAAGACAAAATTTTAAGAATAATAGATGCTACCCAAAATAAAGCTATTGTTGTAGTTGATGAAGCATACCAGCCTTTTGCGAGTGATAGAGGGTTTATTCCTTTACTTAGCGACTATGAAAATCTTGTTATTTTAAGGACGTTAAGTAAAATAGGACTGGCAGCAATGAGGGTAGGGTTTCTTATCGCGGATAAAGAGATCATCAATGAAGTGAATAAGGTCAGACTGCCATATAATCTCAATTCTATTTCTCAGGCAATAGCCTGTGCAGTTCTTAAAGATAAATCTATCAGGACAGGAATCATAAAATCAATCGTTTCAGAAAGGAAAAGACTTCACGATGAGCTTTCAAAGATAGAGAATATAAAGCCCTATCCATCAGAAGCAAATTTTATATTATTCAAAGTTAAAAATCCTGATTTTATTTATAAAAAACTTTTTAAAAAAGGTGTGCTTGTGAGAAATATGAAAGGTGTCGTAGATGGATGCTTAAGGGTGACGGTAGGGACACCAGAGGAAAATAGAATTTTTCTGAAGGCATTAAAGGAGGTTGCGTGTATAAAGAGTTGAATAGGAGAAGAATATGAGGACAGCAACAATTGAGAGGAAAACAAAGGAGACGGATATAAAAGTTAAAGTCAATCTTGACGGTAAAGGAAATTATACAATCGATACCTCAATTCCGTTCTTTGATCATATGCTTTCACTTATGTGTAAGCATGGGCTTTTTGATATGAAGATAAAAGCAAAAGGTGATACCGAGATTGACGATCATCATACAGTAGAAGATATAGGAATAGTGCTGGGCAAAGCAATAAAACAAGCCCTTAGAAAAAAGGAAGGTATATCAAGATACGGTCAGGCATCTGTGCCAATGGATGAAGCGCTTGCTCTGGTTAGCCTTGATATCAGTGGAAGGCCTTACCTTGTATACAGGGTTCAGTTTTCGAAGAAGAGTAAATTAAAGAACTTCGACCCTGATCTTATCGAGGATTTTTTGCTTGCATTTGTGAGCAACAGTGGAATTACCCTTCATATAGAATCTCAGTATGGGAGGAATACTCACCATATAATTGAGGCTATATTCAAAGCCCTGGGTAGAGCACTAAAGCAAGCTGTAACTATCGATCCGAGGATTAAGGGTGTGCCTTCAACAAAGAAATGTTTAGACTGATTAATAAATTTTTTCAGGAAAATACACCCCTTCAACCATCTCAAGAGGGGAAGTTATGAAAATAGCAATAACAGGAAAAGGTGGAGTAGGTAAGACCACTCTTGCATCTTTATTGAGTCAACTTTTTTCAGCAGATGGCAAAAGAGTAATTGCTGTTGATGCAGATCCGGATGCAAATCTTGCATCTGCCCTTGGTGTTCCAAAAGAAAAAGCAGAAAAGATAAAACCAATATCAGATATGCAAGAGCTTATAGAGGAGAGAACAGGAACGAAAAGAGGCAGGATGGGAGGAATATTTAAATTAAATCCTAAAGTTGATGATTTACCAGATGAAATCGGGTATCGAATAAACGATATTACACTCATGACTATTGGGAAATTGAAGGCAGCAGCATCCGGATGTTACTGTCCTGAAAATGTGCTTCTCAGAAATTTGCTTAAACACTTGATTTTGCAACGTAGTGAAGTTGTTATTGTTGATATGGAAGCAGGGATAGAGCATTTGACGAGAGGAACAGCAGAGTCTGTTGATGCATTTATAGTTGTTGTTGAACCAGGACAGAGAAGTATACAGACAGCAAGAGCAGTTAAAGAGTTAGCAAAAGGTCTTGGTGTCAAAAATGTTTTTGTTGTAGCAAATAAAATAAGGGATTCCAAAGATTTAGATTTTATAAAAGAAAACATAGAAAATATGCAATTTATAGGAGCTATTGCATTTAACAATGCTGTTATGGAAGCGGATATTCGGGGATTATCGCCATATAAATTATCACCAGAAACAGTTAAGGATGTAGAAGAAATAAAAAATAGATTAGAAAAATTATATTTGAAAAAATGAAAATTGAAAAAATTCTTATAGGAATCGATTTCGGCCCAAAGACAGATAGTATTATCAGTTATGCATCGTATTTTGCTGATAAATTAAGAGCTTCTTTGCATCTTCTTTATGTTATTGATTACATCGTAACTCCTCCAGCTTATTTAATCCCTTATATCGAAGAAGAAAAGAAGAACGCAGAAAAAAATTTTGAAGCAGTAAAAAAACTATTTAGTAGTGCTAACATTATTAATATAGAAACCGAAGTTATCATTGGAAGGCTTCAAGAATCTTTTCACGCAACTCTTAAAAGAATAAATGCTGATATGCTGATTCTTGGATTTATGACACATACCTTTAGACGTAGCAGTTCAGAAAAATTGATCAAAGGACTTCAGATACCGATGCTTGTTGTAAGGGGTAAGAAATCTAATTCTACAAGTATTAAAAGTTTAAAGATAAACAAAATTCTTTGTCCTGTTGATTTTTCCTATCAATCAAAAAAGGCTCTAAATGTTGCATTGCAATTGAAGGATATTTTTTCAGCAAAATTAGAGATTCTGCACGTTTCTCAGGATTATTTAATAAAAAGAATAAAGAGATTGCAAGGACAAGAAAAAGAGAAAGATAGAGCATTAAATGAGTTAAAAGAAAAGACAAGAGAAACTCTCAATTCATTTTTAGAAAATTTATCATTAAAAGAGCAGGGATTTATTTATGAGGGTGATCCTGTAAAAAAAATAATCTCATTTGTAGAAGAGAGAGATATGGATCTGGTTGTAATGGGTGCAAAAGGACTGGGTCTGATCAAAGGAATGCTTATAGGAAGTGTTACTGATGCTGTCTTGAAAACCTCTCCCTGTCCAGTCCTCGTAATAAGCTAATGATTGGTGATATACTCTTATTATTTTTTGGACTTTTTTTGATATTGATATCTGCTGAAAGTTTTACAAATGGAATTGAAACTCTGGGGAGAAAATTTTCACTATCTCAGGCGGTAGTAGGAAGCCTCCTTGCTGCAGTTGGTACTGCATTGCCTGAGACAATACTTCCTGTAGTTGCAATATTTTTTTATAAAGGTGAATCAGCAAAAGATATAGGAATGGGTGCAATTCTTGGAGCACCATTCATGTTATCAACACTCGCTTTTTTCGTTGTCGGGCTAACGGTTATAATCTCTTATTTGAGGAAAAAGAGAAACTTCAAATTTCAAGTTGAAATAAGTTCAATAAAGAGAGATCTTTTATTCTTTCTGCCAATGTATACAATGGCTATATCATTACCATTTATTACAGGGAGGTCATTCACAGTACTGATTGCTGTAACGCTAATTACAGGATATATTTTATATGCATATAAAACTCTAAGATGTGAAAGCGCTGATTTAGAGCATTCAGAAGGAATGTATTTGTGTAGATTACTTGGAAAGGCTGGATTGACTGAATCAAAAAACCCTCATTTCTTCCTGATATTCTTACAGATCACAGGTGCTCTTGCAATTATGATTACAGGGGCTCATACTTTTGTTAAACACCTTGAGCACA is a genomic window of Nitrospirota bacterium containing:
- the larC gene encoding nickel pincer cofactor biosynthesis protein LarC, whose amino-acid sequence is MKIAYFDCFSGISGDMSLGALIDAGLSYKKLEREIKKIHIEGYKLHVQKVKRSFLSAKKVTIKISQIPSVKADKAIRRWKDAEKLINSSSLSSVIKEQGLRTLKRIFDAEARVHGISFDKVHLHELSAVDCIIDIFGTIIGLNLMGIDKVYSSPINLGSGVIQTKHGKIPVPAPATAEILKNVPVYSGGVSSELTTPTGAAIIREISSAFGDVPIMKINKIGIGAGENKFQNWPNVLRIFIGETTDKNTFFENEIITVIETNIDDMNPQIFEHVIEKLYKAGALDVYLTQVIMKKGRPGILMTILSRIEQRDNLIEIILRETSTIGLRFYETKRRILERQIRTIDTKWGKVKVKSSKLNKNLKKITPEYEDCKKIADKFNVPLISVMRKIT
- the hisC gene encoding histidinol-phosphate transaminase, which encodes MNIKDIVKTNILSLSAYNAKEINCKVKLDANESPYGFKGLQKFLKSIKTNRYPDPEAKDLKRLLSRDLKLKPENILQGNGSDELIYYLITTFGGPVLYPVPTFSMYGIISQAIGEKRIEIPLGNEFDLDIKGTLYAIRKEKPRLIFLSSPNNPTGNCFSKDKILRIIDATQNKAIVVVDEAYQPFASDRGFIPLLSDYENLVILRTLSKIGLAAMRVGFLIADKEIINEVNKVRLPYNLNSISQAIACAVLKDKSIRTGIIKSIVSERKRLHDELSKIENIKPYPSEANFILFKVKNPDFIYKKLFKKGVLVRNMKGVVDGCLRVTVGTPEENRIFLKALKEVACIKS
- the hisB gene encoding imidazoleglycerol-phosphate dehydratase HisB, producing MRTATIERKTKETDIKVKVNLDGKGNYTIDTSIPFFDHMLSLMCKHGLFDMKIKAKGDTEIDDHHTVEDIGIVLGKAIKQALRKKEGISRYGQASVPMDEALALVSLDISGRPYLVYRVQFSKKSKLKNFDPDLIEDFLLAFVSNSGITLHIESQYGRNTHHIIEAIFKALGRALKQAVTIDPRIKGVPSTKKCLD
- a CDS encoding AAA family ATPase, with the translated sequence MKIAITGKGGVGKTTLASLLSQLFSADGKRVIAVDADPDANLASALGVPKEKAEKIKPISDMQELIEERTGTKRGRMGGIFKLNPKVDDLPDEIGYRINDITLMTIGKLKAAASGCYCPENVLLRNLLKHLILQRSEVVIVDMEAGIEHLTRGTAESVDAFIVVVEPGQRSIQTARAVKELAKGLGVKNVFVVANKIRDSKDLDFIKENIENMQFIGAIAFNNAVMEADIRGLSPYKLSPETVKDVEEIKNRLEKLYLKK
- a CDS encoding universal stress protein; protein product: MKIEKILIGIDFGPKTDSIISYASYFADKLRASLHLLYVIDYIVTPPAYLIPYIEEEKKNAEKNFEAVKKLFSSANIINIETEVIIGRLQESFHATLKRINADMLILGFMTHTFRRSSSEKLIKGLQIPMLVVRGKKSNSTSIKSLKINKILCPVDFSYQSKKALNVALQLKDIFSAKLEILHVSQDYLIKRIKRLQGQEKEKDRALNELKEKTRETLNSFLENLSLKEQGFIYEGDPVKKIISFVEERDMDLVVMGAKGLGLIKGMLIGSVTDAVLKTSPCPVLVIS
- a CDS encoding sodium:calcium antiporter, encoding MIGDILLLFFGLFLILISAESFTNGIETLGRKFSLSQAVVGSLLAAVGTALPETILPVVAIFFYKGESAKDIGMGAILGAPFMLSTLAFFVVGLTVIISYLRKKRNFKFQVEISSIKRDLLFFLPMYTMAISLPFITGRSFTVLIAVTLITGYILYAYKTLRCESADLEHSEGMYLCRLLGKAGLTESKNPHFFLIFLQITGALAIMITGAHTFVKHLEHISIRFGMSPMLFALILAPIATELPEKFNSITWTWKGRDTLAMGNITGAMVFQSTFPVSIGILFTDWKLTGMALFSAIIAILSSIIVLMELTIRKRISPFTILFGGALYFLYAIVLITGKIL